In one Alphaproteobacteria bacterium genomic region, the following are encoded:
- a CDS encoding pyridoxal phosphate-dependent aminotransferase encodes MADTRIPFTDLVASLPAAVPFIGPETLERQRGTAFDARIGANESAFGMSPRALQALIDEAPRSAWYGDAQSFELRNALAEKHGVEPEEVLVGAGIDGILGNTVRMLAGPGAPVVTSAGAYPTFNYHVAGFGASLQTVPYRDDAEDPDAVLAKMRETRAPLGYFANPDNPMGSWYGADAMQRLIDGVPDGAVLVLDEAYIEFAPDGTAPPIDASNPRVMRMRTFSKAHGMAGLRVGYTIAHKDLITGLNKVRNHFEMTRVAQAAALASLHDPEFVDGVVAEVARGRADYAETAARLGLKALPSATNFVTIDMGRDGDHARAVLRALDAAGVFVRMPGVAPMDRCIRVTVGTERDRAIFAERLEAVLKTLG; translated from the coding sequence ATGGCGGATACCCGAATCCCCTTCACCGATCTTGTCGCCTCTCTGCCGGCCGCCGTTCCCTTTATCGGGCCGGAGACCCTGGAACGGCAGCGCGGAACGGCGTTCGATGCCCGGATCGGTGCCAATGAAAGCGCCTTCGGCATGTCGCCCCGGGCGCTGCAGGCCCTGATCGACGAAGCGCCGCGCAGCGCCTGGTACGGGGACGCGCAGAGCTTCGAACTGCGCAATGCGCTGGCCGAGAAGCATGGTGTCGAGCCGGAGGAGGTGCTGGTCGGCGCGGGCATCGACGGCATTCTGGGCAACACGGTTCGCATGTTGGCCGGGCCGGGGGCGCCGGTTGTCACCTCGGCCGGGGCCTATCCGACATTCAACTATCATGTTGCGGGGTTCGGGGCATCGCTGCAGACCGTCCCCTATCGCGACGACGCGGAAGACCCCGACGCGGTGCTGGCGAAAATGCGCGAGACCCGTGCGCCGCTGGGCTATTTCGCGAATCCGGACAATCCGATGGGCAGCTGGTACGGTGCCGACGCGATGCAGCGCCTGATCGACGGCGTGCCCGACGGCGCGGTTCTGGTGCTGGACGAGGCCTATATCGAGTTCGCCCCTGACGGAACCGCGCCGCCGATTGACGCGTCGAACCCGCGGGTCATGCGGATGCGCACCTTCTCCAAGGCCCATGGCATGGCGGGCCTGCGGGTCGGCTATACCATCGCGCACAAGGACCTGATCACCGGGCTGAACAAGGTCCGGAACCATTTCGAGATGACCCGCGTGGCCCAGGCCGCTGCCCTCGCCTCCCTGCACGACCCAGAATTCGTCGACGGTGTCGTCGCGGAGGTTGCGCGCGGCCGCGCCGATTATGCCGAAACGGCCGCGCGGCTTGGCCTCAAGGCCCTGCCGTCGGCAACGAACTTCGTCACCATCGATATGGGTCGCGACGGGGACCATGCCCGGGCGGTCCTGAGGGCCCTGGACGCCGCCGGCGTCTTCGTGCGCATGCCGGGCGTGGCCCCAATGGACCGCTGCATCCGGGTCACCGTCGGCACGGAACGGGACCGCGCAATCTTCGCGGAACGCCTTGAGGCGGTGCTGAAGACGCTGGGCTGA